A genome region from Akkermansiaceae bacterium includes the following:
- a CDS encoding DoxX family membrane protein — protein sequence MAHAADVGKSVTSATLVRDIAAMEMRKDEMLALALRVAMGAYFTYAGGEKLFVSGLDRFAVDIANYKLVGEGMSVAVAYILPWAEIVAGICFMLGVLRKGSWLAMFGFVTVFALAVGSAWWRGLDIRCGCTGGEEKITYWAKAVEFLAYYSSLAFIAWVGSRGRKTLPAP from the coding sequence ATGGCACATGCCGCCGATGTTGGGAAATCCGTGACAAGCGCCACCCTTGTGCGAGATATTGCGGCCATGGAAATGCGGAAGGACGAAATGCTCGCGCTGGCGCTGCGGGTGGCGATGGGCGCGTATTTCACCTACGCGGGTGGCGAGAAACTTTTCGTCAGCGGGCTGGATCGCTTCGCGGTGGACATCGCGAACTACAAGCTTGTCGGAGAGGGTATGTCGGTGGCCGTCGCCTACATCCTGCCATGGGCGGAGATCGTGGCGGGGATCTGCTTCATGCTCGGGGTGCTGCGCAAGGGCTCCTGGCTGGCTATGTTCGGCTTCGTCACGGTCTTCGCCCTTGCCGTCGGCTCCGCATGGTGGCGCGGGCTGGACATTCGCTGCGGCTGCACCGGCGGGGAGGAAAAAATCACCTACTGGGCCAAGGCGGTGGAGTTCCTTGCGTATTATTCCTCCCTCGCATTCATCGCATGGGTCGGATCGCGGGGGCGAAAAACTCTTCCCGCCCCGTAG
- the lepA gene encoding elongation factor 4 — translation MSTELTRNFSIIAHIDHGKTTLSDRLMEMTSTVTMRETSAQQLDSMDLEREKGITIKSHPVAMEYKAKDGKTYKLNLLDTPGHVDFSYEVSRALAACEGAILMVDAAQGVEAQTVANLHLAEQQNLKIIPVLNKIDLPAADVPKCKKQLEDILCIPAEDCIPASAKAGIGIEEILEAIIARVPAPVENPDKLLRATVFDSLYDTYRGVVSYVRVFSGTIKRGQRVKLFATDKTYEIKEVGVFTPKMSARDILGAGDVGYVIANMKSAAEVKIGDTMTDSTHPCAEALPGYKEIQPMVFSGIYPVDSSDYEALKTAMGKLQINDPAFTFSQESSTALGFGFRCGFLGLLHMEIIQERLRREFDMDVISTYPSVIYHVDLTDGTEVVVDNPTLFPETQVIQEIREPIVNVYIMVPGEYIGDMMQLVLEKRGEVTNTETIDDMRVMLSCVLPLSEILVDFNDRLKSQTKGYGSMDYEHAGYRAAKMVKMDMLIAGDPVEAFSTIVHRDKAEGYGRKLAERLKEVIPSHLFVVAIQAAVGGKIVARESISAMRKNVTAKCYGGDISRKRKLLEKQKEGKKKMKMFGKVNIPQDAFIKVLKSGD, via the coding sequence ATGTCCACAGAACTGACCAGAAATTTCTCGATCATCGCCCACATCGATCACGGGAAAACCACGCTCTCCGACCGGCTCATGGAGATGACGAGCACTGTGACGATGCGGGAGACTTCCGCGCAGCAGCTCGACTCGATGGATCTGGAGCGGGAGAAAGGGATCACGATCAAGTCCCACCCCGTCGCGATGGAATACAAGGCGAAGGACGGGAAAACCTACAAGCTCAACCTGCTCGATACGCCGGGTCATGTGGATTTCTCGTATGAGGTTTCGCGCGCGCTTGCCGCCTGCGAGGGCGCGATCCTGATGGTTGATGCGGCGCAGGGGGTCGAGGCGCAGACCGTCGCGAACCTCCACCTCGCCGAGCAGCAGAACCTCAAGATCATCCCCGTCCTCAACAAGATTGACCTGCCTGCCGCAGACGTGCCGAAGTGCAAGAAGCAGCTTGAGGACATCCTCTGCATCCCGGCGGAGGACTGCATCCCCGCCTCGGCGAAGGCCGGCATCGGCATCGAGGAAATCCTGGAGGCCATCATCGCCCGTGTGCCCGCCCCGGTTGAGAACCCGGACAAGCTGCTCCGCGCCACCGTTTTCGACTCCCTCTACGACACCTACCGCGGCGTGGTCTCCTACGTCCGGGTGTTTTCCGGCACGATCAAGCGCGGCCAGCGGGTCAAACTTTTCGCCACCGACAAGACCTACGAGATCAAGGAGGTCGGCGTCTTCACCCCGAAAATGAGCGCCCGCGACATTCTCGGCGCGGGGGATGTTGGCTACGTCATCGCCAACATGAAATCCGCCGCCGAGGTGAAGATCGGCGACACGATGACCGATTCCACACATCCCTGCGCCGAGGCGCTGCCCGGCTACAAGGAGATCCAGCCCATGGTTTTCTCCGGGATCTATCCGGTCGATTCCTCGGACTACGAGGCGCTGAAAACGGCGATGGGCAAGCTCCAGATCAACGACCCCGCCTTCACATTCTCCCAGGAGAGCTCCACCGCGCTGGGCTTCGGTTTCCGCTGCGGCTTCCTCGGCCTGCTCCACATGGAGATCATCCAGGAAAGGCTGCGGCGGGAGTTCGACATGGATGTCATATCCACCTACCCCTCCGTGATCTATCACGTCGATCTCACCGATGGGACGGAAGTGGTGGTGGATAACCCGACGCTCTTCCCCGAGACCCAGGTGATCCAGGAAATCCGCGAGCCCATCGTCAACGTCTACATCATGGTGCCCGGCGAATACATCGGCGACATGATGCAGCTCGTCCTCGAGAAACGCGGCGAGGTCACCAACACGGAGACCATCGACGACATGCGCGTCATGCTTTCCTGCGTGCTGCCGCTTTCTGAAATCCTCGTCGATTTCAACGACCGCCTGAAGTCCCAGACCAAGGGCTACGGCTCCATGGACTACGAGCATGCGGGCTACCGCGCCGCGAAGATGGTGAAGATGGACATGCTCATCGCCGGCGATCCGGTGGAGGCCTTCTCGACCATCGTCCACCGCGACAAGGCGGAGGGATACGGCCGCAAGCTCGCCGAGCGCCTGAAGGAGGTGATCCCGTCCCACCTTTTCGTCGTCGCCATCCAGGCGGCCGTCGGCGGCAAGATCGTCGCCCGCGAATCGATCTCCGCGATGCGGAAAAACGTCACCGCGAAGTGCTACGGCGGAGACATTTCCCGGAAGCGCAAGCTGCTCGAGAAGCAGAAGGAGGGGAAGAAGAAGATGAAGATGTTCGGCAAGGTGAACATCCCGCAGGACGCCTTCATCAAGGTGCTCAAGAGCGGGGACTGA